One Kitasatospora sp. NBC_01287 DNA window includes the following coding sequences:
- a CDS encoding ABC transporter ATP-binding protein: MTIEPPARPGDAFLAVRDLRIHFDTDDGLVRSVDGIGFDLERGRTLGIVGESGSGKSVTSLGIMGLHRSKRARISGEIWLDGEELVAADPDRVRRLRGRSMAMIFQDPLTAMHPYYTVGAQIVEAYRVHHPQASKKEARRRAVEMLDRVGIPQPDRRVDDYPHQFSGGMRQRAMIAMALVNDPSLLIADEPTTALDVTVQAQILDLIRDLQEEFGSAVIIITHDLGVVAELADDILVMYGGRCVERGPVADLFDKPEHPYTWGLLGSMPRLDRPLQERLVPVRGTPPSLINVPGGCAFHPRCPYADLTGGRSTAELPVLAETDPGHFAACHLPAAERHRIFADEIAPKL; encoded by the coding sequence ATGACCATCGAGCCCCCCGCCCGCCCGGGCGACGCCTTCCTCGCCGTGCGCGACCTGCGGATCCACTTCGACACCGACGACGGCCTGGTGCGGTCGGTGGACGGGATCGGCTTCGACCTGGAGCGCGGGCGCACGCTGGGCATCGTCGGCGAGTCCGGCTCGGGCAAGTCGGTCACCTCGCTGGGCATCATGGGCCTGCACCGCAGCAAGCGGGCCCGGATCAGCGGCGAGATCTGGCTGGACGGCGAGGAGTTGGTGGCCGCCGACCCGGACCGGGTGCGCAGGCTGCGCGGCCGCTCGATGGCGATGATCTTCCAGGACCCGCTCACCGCGATGCACCCCTACTACACGGTCGGCGCGCAGATCGTCGAGGCGTACCGGGTGCACCATCCGCAGGCGTCCAAGAAGGAGGCCCGCAGGCGCGCGGTGGAGATGCTCGACCGGGTCGGCATCCCGCAGCCCGACCGGCGGGTCGACGACTACCCGCACCAGTTCTCCGGCGGCATGCGGCAGCGCGCGATGATCGCCATGGCGCTGGTCAACGACCCCTCGCTGTTGATCGCGGACGAGCCCACCACCGCGCTGGACGTCACCGTGCAGGCCCAGATCCTGGACCTGATCCGGGACCTGCAGGAGGAGTTCGGCTCGGCGGTCATCATCATCACCCACGACCTGGGCGTGGTGGCCGAGCTGGCCGACGACATCCTGGTGATGTACGGCGGCCGGTGCGTCGAGCGCGGCCCGGTGGCCGACCTCTTCGACAAGCCCGAACACCCGTACACCTGGGGGCTGCTGGGCTCGATGCCGCGGCTCGACCGGCCGCTGCAGGAGCGCCTGGTCCCGGTCCGCGGCACCCCGCCGAGCCTGATCAACGTGCCCGGCGGCTGCGCGTTCCACCCGCGCTGCCCGTACGCCGACCTGACCGGCGGCCGCTCCACCGCCGAGCTGCCCGTGCTCGCTGAGACCGACCCCGGCCACTTCGCGGCCTGCCACCTGCCGGCCGCCGAACGGCACCGGATCTTCGCCGACGAGATCGCGCCGAAGTTGTGA
- a CDS encoding trimeric intracellular cation channel family protein produces the protein MTSLFSPDVQQTLDLIGIFVFALSGGLLAVRKNMDIFGICVLAEATALGGGVMRDLLIGAVPPAAFTNLGYFLTPLVAGVVVFFLHPEVERINRAVQALDALGLGLFCVSGTVKAHDYGLGSVASVALGLLTAAGGGVIRDVLAMDPPSLLRWDREVYAVPALVGSTLVAVLIAINHLTTLTASGAAMIAFVLRMLALRYGWRAPRAWHRNGSRTSEE, from the coding sequence GTGACCTCGCTCTTCTCGCCCGACGTGCAGCAGACGCTGGACCTGATCGGCATCTTCGTCTTCGCGCTCTCCGGCGGCCTGCTCGCGGTCCGCAAGAACATGGACATCTTCGGCATCTGCGTGCTGGCCGAGGCCACCGCGCTGGGCGGCGGGGTGATGCGCGACCTGCTGATCGGCGCCGTGCCGCCGGCCGCCTTCACCAACCTCGGCTACTTCCTCACCCCGCTGGTGGCCGGCGTGGTGGTCTTCTTCCTGCACCCCGAGGTCGAGCGGATCAACCGCGCGGTGCAGGCCCTGGACGCCCTCGGGCTGGGCCTGTTCTGCGTGAGCGGCACCGTCAAGGCGCACGACTACGGGCTCGGCTCGGTCGCCTCGGTGGCGCTGGGCCTGCTGACCGCGGCCGGCGGCGGGGTGATCCGCGACGTGCTGGCGATGGACCCGCCGTCCCTGCTGCGCTGGGACCGCGAGGTCTACGCGGTGCCCGCGCTGGTCGGTTCGACCCTGGTGGCGGTGCTGATCGCGATCAACCACCTGACCACGCTGACCGCGAGCGGCGCGGCGATGATCGCCTTCGTCCTGAGGATGCTCGCGCTCAGATATGGCTGGCGCGCACCGCGTGCTTGGCACCGCAACGGTTCTCGCACCAGCGAGGAGTAG
- a CDS encoding ABC transporter permease gives MLAYIIRRTFAAVVLLLVVSAVTFAIFFLLPRIAGETTDQLAAQYIGKNPTPEAMVAIKRNLGFDQPLYIQYGRFVKQLFVGAQYKFGPDATTCHVPCFGYSFKNHVEVWPEIRSRIPVTFSLAIGAAVLWVLAGVATGVISALRPKSVFDRLSMGVALAGVSLPVFFTGALLLTLFSYKWPIFANLHYVDFTANPLQWASNLVLPWISLAFLYSALYARLTRSGMLETMSEDYIRTARAKGLPERAVVVRHGLRAALTPLLTIFGMDLGLLLGGAIITEQVFSLQGIGFFAVSAISDNDLPKILGVTLIAAFFIVFCNLLVDLLYAAIDPRVRLS, from the coding sequence GTGTTGGCCTACATCATCCGCAGGACATTCGCCGCCGTGGTACTGCTGCTGGTCGTCAGCGCGGTCACCTTCGCGATCTTCTTCCTGCTCCCGCGCATCGCGGGCGAGACCACCGACCAGCTCGCCGCCCAGTACATCGGCAAGAACCCCACGCCCGAGGCGATGGTGGCGATCAAGCGCAACCTCGGCTTCGACCAGCCGCTCTACATCCAGTACGGGCGCTTCGTGAAGCAGCTCTTCGTCGGCGCCCAGTACAAGTTCGGCCCGGACGCCACGACCTGCCACGTGCCGTGCTTCGGCTACTCGTTCAAGAACCACGTGGAGGTCTGGCCGGAGATCCGCAGCCGGATCCCGGTGACCTTCTCGCTGGCCATCGGCGCGGCCGTGCTCTGGGTGCTGGCGGGCGTCGCCACCGGGGTGATCTCGGCGCTGCGGCCCAAGTCGGTCTTCGACCGCCTCTCGATGGGCGTCGCGCTGGCCGGCGTCTCGCTGCCGGTCTTCTTCACCGGCGCCCTGCTGCTCACCCTGTTCAGCTACAAGTGGCCGATCTTCGCGAACCTGCACTACGTCGACTTCACCGCGAACCCGCTCCAGTGGGCCAGCAACCTGGTGCTGCCGTGGATCTCGCTGGCCTTCCTCTACTCCGCGCTCTACGCCCGGCTCACCCGCTCCGGGATGCTGGAGACGATGAGCGAGGACTACATCCGCACCGCCCGGGCCAAGGGCCTCCCGGAGCGCGCGGTGGTGGTCCGGCACGGGCTGCGCGCCGCGCTCACTCCGCTGCTCACCATCTTCGGCATGGACCTGGGCCTGCTGCTCGGCGGCGCGATCATCACCGAGCAGGTCTTCTCGCTGCAGGGCATCGGCTTCTTCGCGGTCTCCGCGATCTCCGACAACGACCTGCCCAAGATCCTCGGGGTGACCCTGATCGCGGCCTTCTTCATCGTCTTCTGCAACCTGCTGGTGGACCTGCTCTACGCCGCCATCGACCCCCGGGTGAGGCTGTCATGA
- the gcvT gene encoding glycine cleavage system aminomethyltransferase GcvT, translating into MSPRLTALDALHRSLGATMTDFAGWDMPLRYGSEREEHLAVRTKAGLFDLSHMGEITVSGPQAGELLDHALVGFISALGVLRARYTMICREDGGILDDLIVYRTAEDEYLVVANASNAQVVLDALTERAAGFDAVVRDDRDAYALLAVQGPEANGILASLTDADLPALKYYALLPATVAGKQVWLARTGYTGEDGFEVFSAPADAEHLWNALTEAGSAAGLVPCGLSCRDTLRLEAGMPLYGHELDTSLTPFDAGLGRVVRFDKTTNGGEFVGRKALEEAAAKAESNPPRKLVGLVSEGKRVPRAEYAVVDATAGGEAAAIGRITSGAPSPTLGKPIAIAYVDAAFAAPGTAVAVDVRGKHEPVEVVALPFYKRAR; encoded by the coding sequence ATGTCCCCCCGCCTGACCGCGCTCGACGCCCTGCACCGCTCGCTCGGTGCGACCATGACCGACTTCGCCGGCTGGGACATGCCGCTGCGCTACGGCAGCGAGCGCGAGGAGCACCTCGCGGTGCGCACCAAGGCCGGTCTCTTCGACCTCTCGCACATGGGCGAGATCACCGTCTCGGGCCCGCAGGCCGGTGAGCTGCTGGACCACGCGCTGGTCGGCTTCATCTCGGCGCTCGGCGTGCTGCGCGCCCGCTACACGATGATCTGCCGCGAGGACGGCGGGATCCTGGACGACCTGATCGTCTACCGGACCGCCGAGGACGAGTACCTGGTGGTCGCGAACGCCTCCAACGCCCAGGTGGTGCTGGACGCGCTGACCGAGCGCGCGGCCGGCTTCGACGCCGTGGTGCGCGACGACCGCGACGCGTACGCGCTGCTCGCCGTGCAGGGCCCGGAGGCCAACGGCATCCTCGCCTCGCTCACCGACGCCGACCTGCCGGCCCTGAAGTACTACGCGCTGCTGCCCGCCACCGTGGCCGGCAAGCAGGTCTGGCTGGCCCGCACCGGCTACACCGGCGAGGACGGCTTCGAGGTCTTCAGCGCCCCCGCGGACGCCGAGCACCTGTGGAACGCGCTGACCGAGGCGGGCTCCGCCGCGGGCCTGGTCCCGTGCGGCCTGTCCTGCCGCGACACGCTGCGCCTGGAGGCCGGCATGCCGCTCTACGGGCACGAGCTGGACACCTCGCTGACCCCCTTCGACGCGGGCCTGGGCCGCGTGGTGCGCTTCGACAAGACCACCAACGGCGGCGAGTTCGTCGGTCGCAAGGCGCTGGAGGAGGCGGCCGCCAAGGCCGAGTCGAACCCGCCGCGCAAGCTGGTCGGCCTGGTCTCCGAGGGCAAGCGGGTACCGCGCGCCGAGTACGCGGTGGTCGACGCCACGGCCGGCGGCGAGGCCGCCGCGATCGGGCGGATCACCTCCGGTGCCCCCTCCCCCACCCTCGGCAAGCCGATCGCCATCGCCTACGTGGACGCCGCCTTCGCGGCCCCCGGCACCGCGGTCGCGGTGGACGTGCGCGGCAAGCACGAGCCGGTCGAGGTCGTCGCGCTGCCGTTCTACAAGCGCGCCCGCTGA
- a CDS encoding ABC transporter permease — protein sequence MTTPTDTTTAAPGDPAPAVSAPTAIEGRSLGRIAWLRFRRDKAAVVGGVVVILLVLLAVLAKPIESLFGLSPDALHQDLLDADLGGLPMGSFGGMSLSHPLGVDPLQGRDLLSRIIEGSWVSLLVAFGATVLSNTLGTVLGVVAGYYGGWVDTVISRIMDTFLAFPLLLFAISISASLQGGAFGLHGLPLHLCVLIFVIGFFNWPYMGRIVRGQTLSLREREFVFAARSLGARGPFILFKELLPNLVGPILVYSTLLIPTNILFEAALSFLGVGIQPPQSSWGGMLNDAIKYYQVDPEYMVVPGLAIFVTVLAFNLLGDGLRDALDPRSN from the coding sequence ATGACCACACCCACCGACACCACCACGGCCGCCCCGGGCGACCCCGCCCCCGCCGTCTCCGCCCCCACCGCGATCGAGGGCCGCTCGCTCGGCCGGATCGCCTGGCTGCGCTTCCGCCGCGACAAGGCGGCCGTCGTCGGCGGCGTGGTGGTCATCCTGCTGGTGCTGCTGGCCGTACTGGCCAAGCCGATCGAATCGCTCTTCGGGCTCAGCCCCGACGCGCTGCACCAGGACCTGCTGGACGCCGACCTCGGCGGCCTGCCAATGGGCTCCTTCGGCGGGATGAGCCTGAGCCACCCGCTGGGCGTCGACCCGCTGCAGGGCCGCGACCTGCTCTCCCGGATCATCGAGGGCTCCTGGGTCTCGCTGCTGGTGGCCTTCGGCGCGACCGTGCTCTCCAACACCCTGGGCACCGTGCTCGGCGTGGTGGCGGGCTACTACGGCGGCTGGGTCGACACCGTGATCAGCAGGATCATGGACACCTTCCTGGCCTTCCCGCTGCTGCTCTTCGCGATCTCGATCTCGGCCTCGCTGCAGGGCGGCGCGTTCGGACTGCACGGCCTGCCGCTGCACCTGTGCGTGCTGATCTTCGTGATCGGCTTCTTCAACTGGCCCTACATGGGCCGGATCGTGCGCGGCCAGACGCTCTCGCTGCGCGAGCGGGAGTTCGTCTTCGCGGCCCGCAGCCTGGGCGCCCGCGGCCCGTTCATCCTCTTCAAGGAGCTGCTGCCCAACCTGGTCGGCCCGATCCTGGTCTACTCGACCCTGCTGATCCCGACCAACATCCTCTTCGAGGCGGCGCTCAGCTTCCTCGGTGTCGGTATCCAGCCCCCGCAGTCCAGTTGGGGCGGAATGCTGAACGACGCGATCAAGTACTACCAGGTCGACCCGGAGTACATGGTGGTCCCGGGTCTAGCGATCTTCGTCACCGTGCTCGCCTTCAACCTGCTCGGCGACGGGCTGCGCGACGCGCTCGACCCGCGCAGCAACTGA
- a CDS encoding enhanced serine sensitivity protein SseB C-terminal domain-containing protein — MERALREVGPERWEAYEQLLRELAAGRVWMLLWHGTPGSPDAQYGNMDIGGHGYAPAATSPEQLAASGWGRAHEVISGQEIAAALYRTRWGLWLNPHAPGGGVGVPWADLRRVAAGLDRLPAGPLRLSDPQLPGLEGFYGLLAHQAPSVRPVRALRRAWVRPVVGEAYLAIGLELYDTSPPAVEAVRALMQRAIAQAPPGLAVSTVAMSDDFDPVALWLRANGRPFYHREATPAPYPAPYQPQAYPQGPYGSSMPPQPGWPQQPWPGR; from the coding sequence CTGGAGCGGGCTCTGCGCGAGGTCGGCCCCGAGCGCTGGGAGGCCTACGAGCAGCTGCTGCGCGAGCTCGCCGCCGGCCGGGTCTGGATGCTGCTCTGGCACGGCACCCCGGGCAGCCCTGACGCCCAGTACGGCAACATGGACATCGGCGGCCACGGCTACGCCCCCGCCGCCACCTCGCCCGAGCAACTGGCCGCCAGCGGCTGGGGCCGGGCCCACGAGGTGATCAGCGGCCAGGAGATCGCCGCCGCGCTCTACCGCACCCGCTGGGGCCTGTGGCTCAACCCGCACGCCCCCGGCGGCGGGGTCGGCGTGCCCTGGGCCGACCTGCGCCGGGTGGCGGCGGGCCTCGACCGGCTGCCGGCCGGGCCGCTGCGGTTGAGCGATCCCCAACTGCCGGGGCTGGAGGGCTTCTACGGTCTGCTGGCCCACCAGGCCCCTTCGGTGCGCCCGGTCCGGGCGCTGCGCCGGGCCTGGGTGCGTCCGGTGGTGGGCGAGGCGTACCTGGCGATCGGTCTTGAGCTGTACGACACTTCGCCGCCCGCGGTGGAGGCGGTGCGCGCGCTGATGCAGCGGGCGATCGCGCAGGCGCCGCCAGGGCTGGCCGTCTCGACGGTGGCGATGAGCGACGACTTCGACCCGGTGGCGCTGTGGCTGCGCGCCAACGGCCGGCCGTTCTACCACCGTGAGGCCACTCCGGCGCCGTACCCGGCTCCCTACCAGCCGCAGGCCTATCCGCAGGGACCGTACGGCAGTTCGATGCCGCCGCAGCCCGGGTGGCCGCAGCAGCCCTGGCCCGGCCGCTAG
- the gcvH gene encoding glycine cleavage system protein GcvH, with protein sequence MSNPQHLQYSKEHEWLTAADADGVSTVGITEHAATALGDIVYVQLPEVGDTVTAGETCGELESTKSVSDLYSPATGEVVEVNQGVVDEPALVNSAAFEGGWLFKLKLSETPGDLLSADEYAAFTQS encoded by the coding sequence ATGAGCAACCCGCAGCACCTGCAGTACAGCAAGGAGCACGAGTGGCTGACCGCCGCCGACGCGGACGGCGTGTCGACCGTCGGGATCACCGAGCACGCGGCCACCGCCCTCGGTGACATCGTCTACGTGCAGCTGCCCGAGGTCGGCGACACCGTCACCGCCGGGGAGACCTGCGGCGAGCTCGAGTCCACCAAGTCCGTCAGCGACCTGTACTCCCCCGCCACCGGCGAGGTCGTCGAGGTCAACCAGGGCGTCGTCGACGAGCCCGCCCTGGTCAACTCGGCCGCCTTCGAGGGTGGCTGGCTCTTCAAGCTGAAGCTCTCCGAGACCCCCGGGGACCTGCTCAGCGCCGACGAGTACGCCGCTTTCACCCAGTCCTGA
- a CDS encoding ABC transporter substrate-binding protein, which yields MRRSRTLALAAVAATAALVVSGCSSSAKSGTGGTGSDAAGGQNAATKGIVNASDQKGGTVTYEMKGTPDSLDPGNTYYAYIWNFSRLYSRALTTFQPGPGSAGDKLVPDLATGLGQVSDNGLTWTYHIRAGLKYDDGTPITTKDVKYAVERSNFAPTVNSNGPTYFQEFLVDNSTPYQGPYTDKSPDGLQSIQTPDDTTIVFHLKQPFADFDYLVSAPQTAPVPQSKDDGAGYVKHIVSSGSYKFQSYDDGKGAVLVPNTNWDQSTDPIRKQLADKIVLKMNIDQNTIDQDLIAGNAQVDLVGGGVDPQTQAKLLLDSKLKAQTDNAFGGRLAYLALNTKVAPLDDVNCRKAVEYAIDKVSVQTAEGGPVRGAVATSVLPPDIPGYQSINPYASPSDKGDDAKAKQALAACGHPDGFTTTITARSERDTEVAAATSIQAALGKVGIKLNIQQYPQGKYFSDYAGVPNFINSNGVGMMMMQWAADWPSGYGFLQQIVDGRSIKASGNSNLSQLDDPAVNKLIDDAGSNTDQGAREKDYAAIDAQVMSDAVIVPLTDVKVFNFRPTGNTNVVSTSAYDGEYDYLNIGTK from the coding sequence ATGCGCCGATCTCGTACCCTCGCCCTGGCCGCGGTGGCCGCCACCGCCGCGCTGGTGGTGAGCGGTTGCTCCAGCAGCGCCAAGAGCGGCACCGGCGGCACCGGCAGCGATGCCGCCGGCGGGCAGAACGCCGCCACCAAGGGGATCGTGAACGCCTCCGACCAGAAGGGCGGCACGGTCACCTACGAGATGAAGGGCACCCCGGACTCGCTGGACCCGGGCAACACCTACTACGCCTACATCTGGAACTTCTCGCGGCTGTACTCCCGGGCGCTCACCACCTTCCAGCCGGGCCCCGGCAGCGCCGGCGACAAGCTGGTCCCGGACCTGGCCACCGGCCTCGGCCAGGTCAGCGACAACGGCCTGACCTGGACCTACCACATCCGCGCGGGCCTGAAGTACGACGACGGCACCCCGATCACCACCAAGGACGTCAAGTACGCGGTGGAGCGCAGCAACTTCGCGCCCACCGTGAACTCCAACGGCCCGACCTACTTCCAGGAATTCCTGGTCGACAACTCGACCCCGTACCAGGGCCCTTACACCGACAAGAGCCCCGACGGCCTGCAGTCGATCCAGACCCCGGACGACACCACCATCGTCTTCCACCTGAAGCAGCCGTTCGCCGACTTCGACTACCTGGTCAGCGCTCCGCAGACCGCGCCCGTGCCGCAGTCCAAGGACGACGGCGCCGGCTACGTGAAGCACATCGTCTCCAGCGGGTCGTACAAGTTCCAGTCCTACGACGACGGCAAGGGCGCCGTGCTGGTGCCCAACACCAACTGGGACCAGTCCACCGATCCGATCCGCAAGCAGCTCGCGGACAAGATCGTGCTGAAGATGAACATCGACCAGAACACCATCGACCAGGACCTGATCGCGGGCAACGCCCAGGTCGACCTGGTGGGCGGCGGCGTCGACCCGCAGACCCAGGCCAAGCTGCTGCTCGACTCCAAGCTCAAGGCGCAGACCGACAACGCCTTCGGCGGCCGGCTCGCCTACCTGGCGCTGAACACCAAGGTCGCGCCGCTGGACGACGTGAACTGCCGCAAGGCCGTCGAGTACGCGATCGACAAGGTCTCGGTGCAGACCGCCGAGGGCGGCCCGGTCCGCGGCGCGGTCGCCACCAGTGTGCTGCCGCCGGACATCCCCGGGTACCAGAGCATCAACCCCTACGCCTCGCCCAGTGACAAGGGCGACGACGCGAAGGCCAAGCAGGCGCTGGCGGCCTGCGGTCACCCGGACGGCTTCACCACCACCATCACCGCCCGCAGCGAGCGCGACACCGAGGTGGCGGCCGCCACCTCGATCCAGGCCGCGCTGGGCAAGGTCGGCATCAAGCTGAACATCCAGCAGTACCCGCAGGGCAAGTACTTCTCCGACTACGCGGGTGTGCCGAACTTCATCAACAGCAACGGCGTTGGCATGATGATGATGCAGTGGGCCGCCGACTGGCCCAGCGGCTACGGCTTCCTGCAGCAGATCGTCGACGGCCGCTCGATCAAGGCCTCCGGCAACAGCAACCTGTCGCAGCTCGACGACCCGGCCGTGAACAAGCTGATCGACGACGCCGGCTCCAACACCGACCAGGGCGCCCGCGAGAAGGACTACGCGGCGATCGACGCGCAGGTGATGAGCGACGCGGTCATCGTGCCGCTGACCGACGTCAAGGTCTTCAACTTCCGGCCCACCGGCAACACCAACGTCGTCTCCACCTCGGCCTACGACGGCGAGTACGACTACCTCAACATCGGCACCAAGTAA
- a CDS encoding IclR family transcriptional regulator, which yields MSQTVDRALTILASLGDGPASLEQAATRIGVHKSTALRLLRTLEEHGFVHRQADHRYRLGGRLLSLAHTALEGIDVRQVSAPYLASLNERYGHTVHLAVLEGPDVVYVDKVQARYPGAGEGWLGAASGIGRRAPATATAVGKVLLAGLTEDQLTKTLDGQEFPLRTPRSLRSAAELRTELTAVLRQGWALDHGEYEEAVNCMAAPITDSEGRPVAACAIAAPASAAQVGELCRLLPELLCTVEAISLAYGGSPTPRWCENRCGAKHAVRASHI from the coding sequence ATGTCGCAGACCGTTGACCGGGCCCTGACCATCCTGGCCTCGCTGGGCGACGGCCCGGCCTCACTCGAACAGGCCGCCACCCGGATCGGCGTGCACAAGTCCACCGCCCTGCGGCTGCTGCGCACCCTGGAGGAGCACGGCTTCGTGCACCGGCAGGCCGACCACCGCTACCGGTTGGGCGGCCGGCTGCTCTCGCTGGCCCACACCGCGCTGGAGGGCATCGACGTCCGCCAGGTCTCCGCGCCCTACCTGGCCTCGCTCAACGAGCGGTACGGGCACACCGTGCACCTGGCCGTGCTGGAGGGCCCCGACGTGGTCTACGTCGACAAGGTGCAGGCCCGCTACCCCGGCGCCGGCGAGGGCTGGCTGGGCGCCGCCTCCGGGATCGGCCGGCGGGCCCCGGCCACCGCGACCGCCGTCGGCAAGGTGCTGCTGGCCGGCCTGACCGAGGATCAGCTGACGAAGACGCTGGACGGCCAGGAGTTCCCGCTCCGCACCCCGCGCAGCCTGCGCTCGGCCGCCGAGCTGCGCACCGAGCTGACGGCGGTGCTTCGCCAGGGCTGGGCGCTGGACCACGGCGAGTACGAGGAGGCGGTGAACTGCATGGCCGCCCCGATCACCGACAGCGAGGGCCGCCCGGTGGCCGCCTGCGCGATCGCGGCACCGGCCTCGGCCGCCCAGGTGGGCGAGCTGTGCCGGCTGCTGCCCGAGCTGCTCTGCACCGTGGAGGCGATCTCGCTGGCCTACGGCGGCTCGCCTACTCCTCGCTGGTGCGAGAACCGTTGCGGTGCCAAGCACGCGGTGCGCGCCAGCCATATCTGA
- a CDS encoding enhanced serine sensitivity protein SseB C-terminal domain-containing protein — METEGYAVAGPGWAEPGQAPAGSGWPANELEQVLTAAIGDPGATPRVVEVLARSQVWIPLPAGGDPAGVALDLPTIELAGAPYVPVFSSEEQFLRHAPGLSCAVAPVWEFARGLPLGIGIAVNPEAPVGIPVPPQGVAELRRGPRERRWEQSGAAGAGAGGAGLPEGARVALREPEPAEEPLAFLQAVRAELAALGGVLTARRALASVEGEATVLFVGVQLDPVAPADPAAANAALGRALGVAPLPGGVHMVLLDLAADPVVDWLLQRVRPFYERG; from the coding sequence ATGGAGACAGAGGGGTACGCCGTGGCGGGGCCCGGGTGGGCCGAGCCCGGCCAGGCACCGGCGGGCAGCGGCTGGCCCGCCAACGAGCTGGAGCAGGTGCTCACCGCCGCGATCGGCGATCCCGGTGCCACGCCCCGGGTGGTCGAGGTGCTGGCGCGCAGCCAGGTCTGGATCCCGCTGCCCGCCGGGGGCGACCCGGCCGGGGTGGCGCTCGACCTGCCCACCATCGAGCTGGCCGGCGCGCCCTACGTGCCGGTCTTCTCCTCCGAGGAGCAGTTCCTGCGGCACGCGCCCGGCCTGTCCTGCGCCGTCGCGCCGGTCTGGGAGTTCGCCCGCGGCCTGCCGCTGGGCATCGGCATCGCGGTCAACCCCGAGGCGCCGGTGGGCATCCCGGTGCCACCGCAGGGGGTGGCCGAGCTGCGCCGCGGCCCGCGCGAGCGGCGCTGGGAGCAGTCCGGCGCGGCGGGGGCGGGCGCGGGCGGCGCGGGGCTGCCCGAGGGCGCCCGGGTGGCGCTGCGCGAGCCGGAGCCGGCCGAGGAGCCGCTCGCCTTCCTGCAGGCGGTGCGGGCCGAGCTGGCCGCGCTGGGCGGGGTGCTGACGGCGCGGCGGGCGCTGGCCTCGGTGGAGGGCGAGGCGACGGTGCTGTTCGTGGGCGTCCAGCTGGACCCGGTGGCGCCCGCCGACCCGGCGGCCGCCAACGCGGCGCTCGGCCGGGCGCTGGGGGTGGCGCCGCTGCCGGGCGGGGTGCACATGGTGCTGCTGGACCTGGCGGCCGACCCGGTGGTGGACTGGCTGCTGCAGCGGGTACGACCTTTCTACGAGCGGGGCTGA
- a CDS encoding ABC transporter ATP-binding protein, translating to MTETQDFAKPAAPPVGEPLLRVTALERHFPIHQGLLRRRTGAVRAVDGISFEVRAGETLGVVGESGCGKSTMGRLVTRLDEPTGGTVEFEGRDITHLSAGAMRPLRRDIQIIFQDPYSSLNPRHTVGTIVGAPFRLQKVATEGGVKKAVQELLELCGLSPEHYNRYPHEFSGGQRQRIGIARALALRPKMIVADEPVSALDVSIQAQVVNLLDDLQRELGLTYLIIAHDLSVVRHVSDRVAVMYLGKIVEVADRDTLYATPAHPYTVALMSAVPSPDPRRNERRLGAPATGSRRRILLTGDVPSPINPPSGCRFRTRCWKAQDICASQEPPLAELRSGHLTACHFPENTGSTVPAQAAGTA from the coding sequence ATGACGGAGACTCAGGACTTCGCCAAGCCGGCGGCTCCGCCGGTGGGCGAGCCGCTGCTGCGGGTCACCGCGCTGGAGCGGCACTTCCCGATCCACCAGGGCCTGTTGCGCCGGCGCACCGGCGCGGTGCGCGCGGTGGACGGGATCAGCTTCGAGGTGCGGGCCGGCGAGACCCTCGGCGTGGTGGGGGAGTCCGGCTGCGGCAAGTCGACCATGGGCCGGCTCGTCACCCGGCTGGACGAACCGACCGGCGGCACCGTCGAGTTCGAGGGCCGCGACATCACCCACCTGAGCGCCGGCGCGATGCGGCCGCTGCGCCGGGACATCCAGATCATCTTCCAGGACCCGTACTCCTCGCTGAACCCGCGGCACACGGTGGGCACCATCGTCGGAGCGCCGTTCCGGCTGCAGAAGGTGGCCACCGAGGGCGGCGTGAAGAAGGCGGTCCAGGAACTGCTGGAGCTGTGCGGGCTCAGCCCCGAGCACTACAACCGCTACCCGCACGAGTTCTCCGGCGGCCAGCGGCAGCGGATCGGCATCGCCCGGGCGCTGGCGCTGCGGCCGAAGATGATCGTGGCCGACGAGCCGGTCTCGGCCCTGGACGTCTCGATCCAGGCGCAGGTGGTCAACCTGCTCGACGACCTGCAGCGCGAGCTGGGCCTGACCTACCTGATCATCGCGCACGACCTCTCGGTGGTCCGGCACGTCTCGGACCGGGTGGCGGTGATGTACCTCGGCAAGATCGTGGAGGTCGCCGACCGCGACACCCTCTACGCCACGCCCGCCCACCCGTACACCGTCGCCCTGATGTCGGCGGTCCCCTCGCCCGACCCGCGCCGCAACGAGCGCCGGCTGGGGGCGCCCGCGACCGGCAGCCGGCGGCGGATCCTGCTCACCGGCGACGTGCCCTCGCCGATCAATCCGCCCAGCGGCTGCCGCTTCCGCACCCGCTGCTGGAAGGCCCAGGACATCTGCGCGAGCCAGGAGCCGCCGCTGGCCGAGCTGCGCTCGGGCCACCTGACGGCCTGCCACTTCCCGGAGAACACCGGGAGCACCGTGCCCGCCCAGGCCGCCGGCACCGCCTGA